In Nymphalis io chromosome 13, ilAglIoxx1.1, whole genome shotgun sequence, the genomic stretch GGCTTTTGAACTTATGGTATTGATGgagttatcaaaataaaacaggGAAATGTCATCaacataaagattatttttataatgtaggtGTTAACCTTTAAATGATGTTAGACCCTATTCATGACTTAAACGGGTAGATCTCTGCATTTTCGTTTCCATGGAATCTGTTGCCAAAACTCGATAGCGCGAAAGTTtttacccacgatcatcggttaagattcacgcgttctaaccactaggccatctcgacttgagGCTTATTGTGTCAAAAGCTCTTTTAAGGTCAATAAATATTCCTAAGGCTATTTGTTTATTATCgacactttgttttattttgtaatcagATCTACTGTTGCTGATAGACATTTAGATTTTTGTCCAAAATCTGTTTCTTTGAAACTTGAAAATTTTgactaattaaatatgtttctaaGCGATTATGGATAATCCTTACATAATTTTTTGAGAGAATAGGAAGAACCGATATGGGCCGGTAATTACTTGGATCGGAATAACTCCCCTGCCTTTAATGTTGACGTGACTTTGGCGATTTTGAGACTatctttgaatatatatatatatctatgggGAATGTtccatctttaaaaaatatatttatacagctAGTAATTTCTTAAGCTACtactttgaaatttattttagaaatttagtAGATATGCCATCTATTCCTGAACTAGTATTGGAATCTAACTTCCGTATGATCCCAGCTACTTCGCTTTCTGTAGTCGGTGTAAGTTGGGTTAGCGTAGTTTTTAGATGAATTATTACTGTTATAATGTTTAGACATCTGTTTTTATTATGGCAAAAtggaatttgttttcttttaatatagagcctacataattaataatggtATTGGTAGTTGCTTTTTCTCTAATACAGTAATCTGAATTGATgttgttcaaaatattatatccattTTCTTGTAAGACTTATTTGTAAGACTCAGTCAAGTTATCCGagcttaatatattaaagaaaaagtcTCCAAAGAGGATTTTTCTCTTCCTGTGATGCAGCTGGTAACTATAAGAATCGAGAAAGCTTTTAGGATTTGTCAAAATTGGTTATCTGTATATAGCTTCGATATCCAGAGAATAATTCTTAAGATGTACCCAGAGGTAATTTTTGAAATGACTTAGATTGTATAAAAAGAGTAACACTTAAGTCATGTAAAACTTTTcggtattatttttcaaaataaatcattttttccATCTAATTCTGTTTATAAAtctcaatcaaatcaatataaaataaatataatatatattaaaagatctGTGTATGTGACGTACGTTTATCGTATGTCATATGtagctaattaaaaaatatacttagagTACATGTATGAAAAAAAGTTATAGATAGTTCAATCCAAGATGACGCGCCCCACTATCCCATTCAATAAATGCAAATGTGCACAATGTTGGCTGCTAAGGTGTGAGCCCTATCGTTACAAAGTAACCATGTAGCACACAACACTCTAAAATAAATCACGAAAAGTCTCATACCTAGTTAACAGAAAATACACTCTTCTACTACTATATATTATCGACTTTAAATAAGGATGTAATTTGTTCCAagtgtaatattttgtaataatatttattttaaatacaagtataatattttattgcaattaaaaCCTCTccataacaaatttattactatactttatatatgATACCATATTTTCGCAAATTCGTGAAAACACGGTTTGACagaattgaaatatttcttttaaaaataaaatatgaatctgAATCGTCACTTATGTTAGCTTTTTTCaacgttaaaatttataacacttaattcagaaatattttctttcttaattATGCTCGCTTTGTTTAAATGCGACAAGGTAGCTTCATTCTTTTGCTCAATGTAAAATTCTAGTGACTGTGCTTTTAGATACTCCAACAACCTGTGCAGTTATGCAGCGTGCATCGGTTATTTTTtctgcataattattatttgcttcTTTTTTCATGAAATCATATGTACATACCTTTGCGATAATTTTTCTTGCCtagaaaaatcaataacaatttaattataaatggttATGAATCgagtaaaacataaataaaattacaaagtatGTTAAGACCTGGCTTTTAATAACAGTGCGTTCTGTTTTtctagatatattaaaaaagaagttataaaaaaattacagaacTAAAAATTCAAGTAAAGCAACTTTTCCGATGACTCAAGATTCGCGGCAACTAACCGTGTATACCGAATCGTGGGCTACTCGAAAGTTGAGACTAATGCTCCGACTTGCAGCTAGACTGGAACTACCAGGTTTCCCGTAGCCCGTGCTTTCCccttgagaaaaataaaaaaaacatttttcaattcTTACGTTGATATTTTGATCCAAACCTTTTCCTATATTACTGGGAAAATATTAACACTTGCAACATTTTGGTGTAAAGCATTAGCATTCTATTCTCCGCTTTATAATAAGGTTAGAAGGTTCAAAATAAAACGTATTGTATTTGTTACGTCAAAATTTGTTCTATCTCTCTCTTAAAGTGGTGGATTTCTTTCAATGTCTTTTCTACTTGTcctgtttattttgtttttttatcaaaaaagagAAACAAACCCACATCAGTTTTGATACAAACGAGAGAGCAAACATCAAGGATGTACAATGGAggacagaataaaaaaaaccaactcAAAttggataaatataaaatataatataagctcccaattgttttacaatttatacatCTTAGCCATTTATGAATTTccttgtataattattaattttgatatctGCATCTTTAACTCttctgtaaataatttttatgaaaatagtaTTTTTGTGCTTGTaactattttagtttaaaaaaagtgtCATAATATATAGTTgtgtttgattattttatagttatctcGATAATATTTTGGActtaactaattaataattataaaactatcttTGTTTTCAACATTTATAATTCAGGCCACATTTATCCACCGCTGTACAAACGCCTCCTGACTCCACTCCTCCTCGAATCCTTAGCGTAATTTGCTAATGTTATTTGATTATTGAACTTAcatcaataacattttttattctattaactatatataatgtaaaatattacgtGTATTAGCTTCCTcgttaaaaacaattaagtattATGTATTAAGCACACATTTCAATactcattacattttttataaagtcttaattattttggattattcgaataaactattattttttaaactaaacttAATTCATACGTTGTGGCGCAGACTACCACGCAGTATTTGAAGTCTGTTCgatcaatacaataataatcctAAAACTTCGAAGgaaaattagaaattataaagaatattaagtGTAATGATATATTAAGCCTATTTATGAAAAACACACATTTGTTATTggcttagtattttttaaataaataaaaaacgatttcGTGCAAATTTCGTTGAACATTACCACACTGTGACGACACGCCATACGTCGCGTTTGCGTCATCATAACGTGAACAGCGCTCAAACGGGGAGGACGTGGGATGAAAGAGTGTTTAGTGCTTCATtagaaacattatattttttttcaaatgtttctAATATCGAAATTATAAGTACAAAGTAATAGGATAGGTGCGTCTGtgttttatacgtttatttttacctttttttttgagatttTACTTTatgaatatcattaataatgttttttctttaCAGGGTTTTTCTTCGGTCGGCCGCCATCATGGCGTCGGACGAACAGTTTTCGCTATGTTGGAACAATTTCCATGCGAATATGTCAGCAGGCTTTCATGGCCTGCTGTCGCGTGGGGATTTAGTAGATGTAACACTTGCTGCTGAAGGCAGAATATTACAGGCACACAAATTAGTTTTATCAGTATGTTCTCCCTATTTTCAAGAAATGTTCAAAATGAACCCCACTCATCATCCCATAGGTGAgacaacaaattatttaaatattaaagtgtgCTATCTACTCAGtacttcataattttatattccttttttttgtttcagtatttttaaaagatgTTAGTCATTCAGCGCTTAGGGACTTATTACAGTTTATGTATCAAGGTGAAGTTAATGTTAAGCAAGAAGAATTAGCGTCGTTTATTAGTACCGCGGAACAACTTCAAGTTAAAGGTTTAACCGGTAATCAAAATGAAGAAAGTTCCACGCCATCCAAACCAAAGCCGACATCGAGGCCAGGCCCGAGGTCGTCACAACAAAGGCAATCTGTTATGACTAAGTTAGAGACTGATTTAGATTCTAAGCCCTCCTCAACTCCAGTAGCAATTAAGAGACCAAATAGGCCATCAATAGCATCAAATAATTCGTCATCATCTCAAAGTGGACCCGCGAAACGAAAATGTGTAGACCCATTAGAAGCTGGACCGTCAGGATCAGCGAAAGAGGAATTTGTAACGATACCCGACGAAGATGAAAACAACGCTGTGGCCCCGAAAATGGAACCTGAATTTGTTAATGAAAGTATGTGGGATGAAGATGACGATGGCACGAATAATGATGAAACTAACTTCGGCGAGGACGACTCGAATATGGAAATGACTGGTAATTAAATTCGTACATACTTAATGTTACTAATTGAGTAGTAAATTTCTTAACAATTCCTTTAATTTTAGGCTTTGATGGTTCAACGACAGGCGACGGTAATATTACTGGAGGTGGGGAAGGTGGCGCTGTGGGTGACGCACAAGGTAGGTTTACACTTCAATTCCTAGGACAGTTTTTATCAAAGCTTTTGATGTAAGCTGCCTCATGTTAAGATTTATGTTCAAAGCTGTTTTCTTTTTCtatgtttttcatttaatataactttaaacataaatctttagaataaaatgaaatttgtaaGTTAGAATTAAGACTAGTATTATTagcattttacttttatatatggtttgtaattattttgtcatgTTACAGGTTATTCGAGTAAAAGACAGTGCTTTAACGAATTAGCGCTAATGCTATATTAAAACACTGTCTTCAGGTATTATTAAGGTGTATGGTAATGGTAGTAAATTGGTATTTATGGTAACATCGTTATTGGTATCACATCAAATTGTAAATACATTGTACAAGGTAACATGAATTGTTTGAAACGAGTAAGAGGCCGAGAGGTAATGGTAAGTATTATGGTAAAAGTGgatcgaaattaattttatttccattaaGCACAAGTATCTAAATGGTTTATGGTAAAAGTTGATACGTTGGAATACGTATCTTAGATATAAATGCAGACTGTCTTTACAAAACTAATGTATGAGCTGGCTGCATTCATATCAATCTTGTGCTATTTAGTGTGCTGAACAGTAATAGTTAACTAAGAACTGGTTCTGAGCAAAGGTATTTGGTAGAGACGAATGAACGCATATATATATggatacagatatatatatttatatacatggatgtatgtatatatatgtatacatagatgtatgtgcatatatatatacatggatgtatgtacatatatatacacggatatgtatgtacatatatatacatggatgtatgtacatatatatatatatacatggatgtatataatacatacctGAATGACTTCAGCTCTGCGATACCCAAACTTCTATTTAGACAACTTTAAATTTAAGCCACTTGTCATGGTGTCGTGGGCCgcaaactataattataacaattgacGGATTTGTGGCCAACCATTAGTCCGGCGGGCCGCAGGTTGAGTACCGCTGCTCTAGGCCTGAAACGCGGCGGCTAATTATAGTTGCTTACTTAGTTACGTGGTAATTATTCATGACTAGATGATTCCTGCCTACTTGTCTATTTTTTACTCATGGGGGGGACCACATTGTATATGGTAGGTCAAGGTAATGTACAGTATCCGTTGGAGGGTGTATGTTTTCTATGTTGGTTATAACCACTGAATAAGTGTACGTGATTTTAAACTTGATTTTCTAAATATGCACTTATTGTATGTATAGAAAAAGTAACACTAAATTTAGTCACTATCTTATAACAGGATGCCAGTTCGTAAATcttaaattctatataaattaactacGATACTAAGTAATTGTAGGTACGTCAATTGCACTAatggaaatttatattaattttaataagctgATATTTGAAAGTCCTTGTAAGGGTTTTGTTAAACCAAATTGGTTAAATTTAGACCTTTTGTATATCAAATGATTGTACATCGAATATTGATTTATAGCCTAatttatccaaaaaaaaaaaaaaaaattatacaaatgatagctcattgtatgtatgtaacataAGTAGCATGTTTATACGGACAAATTTCgctaaaaataatcaatatacttttataatttgacaATGCTATATAGGgggaaatcatttatatatcaaaatagataatttagtgTAGAAACAACGCTCGCTTGAGTTTTACAATATCAGTTGgcataaaattaatgtttccaTCAGCATATACAAAGTTAGTATTTGACGTACCTACctacatacatttaataaatagtcttatttataaaaagttaggATATGTAAAATTCACTATTTATGAACTGCATTCTTTTATCAGAATGACTGCTCATTTTTATGTAACTTTATCAAAACATACGATaatgtacatttataaaaaaaatattagtaaaattaggTAAGTTTCTCGTCATTTAGTCATCGTACAGTTTGTATATTTGTGGAAATCATACTCCTCCCTTTCTCCAGATTATTCGTACTATTTACCAAATATAGAcagttttatacttaatatttattgtcttaATAGATATCtacaatcaaaattatttaaggtGTACCCTGATAGATAACTAAGATATGTTTTCTGTTTCTACCTCTGCTATAACCGTATAGATATCTAGTAAATAACAAGACAAGACAAAAACAACATTGCCTGCGTTACGGAAAAGTGATCGATATTTAATACTGATGCTAAATATTCCTGAACTTTGTCTGCTTCTATCGGAAGGAAAAATTCACATCTCAGCAAATTTACCGAAAAATTATGGAAAGACAATGAGAAAAAGGTAAAGTGGTAAGGTGCTACAATAAAACCAAAAAACGAGTTTCTTTTTCATTTGCTCCGATTGCCCCGGATTATCAGgtcttttctttttaaatgttgagtaatttgtcataaattattataattggagATCATCTATACAAACAAGGTCACTAACTACATAACTTactcaaacaatatttttttgagtAACATCACAATCTAACATTTGTTTTGCATAAACAATACACAAAACCTTATTTAATAGTAACAATCACGTCTACTGAAGTCTGATTTCtatttgaaaatggaaatagaagaaaaaaataaaaaaacaagcacaatttaaaacattataataacaattttaaatttcctttcattatcaaataaaccttaattattttcttaataaaaaaaatttaatatttaacttagcTTTTATTTACTACTAGTTAAGTACAAAGATGTAAAACAATGCTGAGCGTGCATCAGAATGACtagatcagctttaaaatactaccagcatttagtaactttgtttatttattttatacttttagtatttattatcaataaaattttatgttaaaaatgacTAGTCAATCTGATGCCAAGATTACCGGCTTTTTATGATTTGCACCATACGGAGCCCTTATgcgctaataataaaaatacacaataatactaCCATATATTTATACCAGGGTACTAAATGGGACCTAATCGGGTACTAAATGCTAATATGTACAGTAATTCTGATGGACGCCCGTGCCGAGCAACTAATAACTACCTCCAGGGGGATAACTAAAAGGAAAACAAAATCAGCCGatgttaatatgaaaaaatattttttcttatttttatccaTATAATTCAggctaaaattgttttttataagtaaagcagTCAGCCGATGCGGGACCCATAGCCTACACTGCCTATTCTATTGGATAATCCGGCCCTGAGACGTGatgtcaaataaatttaaaaataaaaggttcTGAAACgtacaaatgtaaatttaaactgGCATTATTACAACGCTTAGGCCTATGTACTTGCaatcatttacaaaatttaaaattcaaatagtaaaatatgtttttgataaGTGATTTACCCTAAGGTCGATATAaatgacatttatatttaatcatcatAAATTATTCATCAATTACAAGAaaacgttatttaattataaacttgaaGTTTTCTTACAGAACACACTACACCAAAATGTTACAGCCTGTTTTCTTAACCTACTagaaatcctaactaatataaatgcgaaagtgtgtgattgtttgttacgctttaaagTCGTAACTACTGAAGTAATGCCGCAGGCGGAAAGTAGTTTGATGTCAACTGAACTTGATCAAGTCtatatacaagtaaaataacgtaaaaaaaaagtataagtaagaattacctatttttatataaatgactgATTGCACAATAGGCGTGTCATCAATGGTTACGAAGCGATACAAGACAGTCCCGTCaggatatatgtatttgtttactGCAGCTAAAAGTGCGCCGCAACGAATTAGTTTCatgaatttttttctttctgaAAGGATGACAGCATTAACAATCAAAtacttaagtaaaataaataagcaaagtgTAAATACAGATTGTCTAGTCTTATACTTTACGTATTTGAACAGAAGCTGTGCGCCTCTGCGGCGTGTTGGTGTGGTAATGTATAGAAACATTTTATACACAGATACATTCATTAgtggaatattataatataacatctatgacttttaaatttaaattttaaattgagtgctaaatttgaaaatattttcttctcCCTTCTTCACCGTAAGGCAACCAGCTTGTTTCTAAGAGCAATGAAACAATTGGCAAATTAGGAGTTCGGCAGATGCGAAAGggacaacatttttatttaagtatgtatgtagTTTATTAAAAGTATGTATGTAGTCTTATGTATGCGGctgaaaacaaaatttatttaccgCTCCAGAATACATATTACCTACTACCACCATGAACCTAATAAATATGTACCAACTTCTAAATAAAAGGGTGCCGGTCAATCTAATGAATAATTGATACTgacaagataaatattaaatgtgctttatatttttataacttcattttttaacatattgaCATATacggtatataaataatacaagcaACCTAGAGAGAAAAAGATATCTGCAATATCTACAGTATCTACTTACTTCTAATTAAAAGAATGTGTATTAGAAAAATTAGAATTACTGCtgaattataaaactaatcatTGCTTACTCAAAGATTTAAAACACAACCAGAGCTTAAAATTTATTGGTTGACTAAATACTAGATGGCGCTATGTATGTGACTTACTCGTTTAGTTATTAAATTGTTACCTTAAAAATTCAATAGATGTCATTTCAAGTTCtggttttattactattatactaacatgaaatattcaatgttatagaatacaataattactaattatcaCACGacttttattctaattttaaataagattgaaCATATTATTAGATGCTATgtgtgatttttaaaatagatacattaaaacgaatacattcgattgtgaaaaatattattaatcttaaattagttttttaaacatacacttaaatattgttaatatatagccctatttttaagagttttaattttaaaactttttaaatatacattatattcggTCATACTATTTTActtgcattttaaatatattttcctgaATAGCTATACAGTCTCAccattgattttatttgaagatattgtatattttatttactaaatacaaTGCGTGCCAAGGAAAAGAATTCCGTTATTTGTGGTCGCCGTCTAAACGCCGTAAGATCTATGGTCGCAAATGTGTCATTCAGTGATTGTTTACTATTTTGAGAAATAGTAAAAGATAAAGtggtataaaacaataatattcaaataatgagagtgattttatttatgaaaactgTATTACACTTTTTGAATATGAACTTAACAGCGGTTTTTGTATTAGTAACGTTATAACTGCGAACGTGTTTACGtcaaatgttttatgttatttggtGGTATTTTAAGTGTTAATATATGGTGCTTGTGAAATAAAAAGTGCATTGTTTTTTGGATTATATGTTGGTATGTACAATTTTACTATAAACTCATGTCATATGTCATAAAAAAAGCATCTAATCTAACACGACATCAAACGAATACAGGTTGTCAAATTGACTACTTATTATTTGGATTTTATTTCAAGAGTTTTGTTTTCAaggaatataatgtaaattataaaaaataataaactatgagttactattattgacattttatttgtaatcaaatgatgaaataaaacattttgcgCGCGTTATTTGTAAACATAACCTAAAAATTTtgcttaagtaaatatttatcattattttacgtgtagatatatatttctttgatataaaatgaaattaaacaaatctaataataataacctacgCTAAATGATTGAGTCAATGTAATTAAAGAAGACttcatattatgaatattttatattaattatactaatatacaaccaatataataataaccaaacatgtaaaaaataagtaagtCATCTGTTTCGAATGATGTTAGGACAGGTCCTTTTAGAGAATAATTggattaatgaataaatagtaaaacataGTCTATATCTATAAACATAATGTTTGAACCGAAACACTATAATAATTAGCAAAAGTATGaaaggtaataaatatatatcatcatttaaaattttatatcacacAAATAGAATTATCCTATAATTCATCTTATTCTTGtctattttttactaatttatctTATTCCAAACAGTGccaaaacaaaaccaatttaCTATTGCCTTAATAGTGTTGTGGCACTCACATTagtcaaataaacattaaaaatatttgtctccTTTTTTTCACCATAGAAACATtgcataataataactaaacataaaaaatgctaAGATACTTGACCACAATtagtaatatcaaataatatcctTTATGTTTctgaattttaaaaacattttatcagaATATGATAGGCATCATCTCCAACAGCATATTCTGCACAATTTTGTGATGCTTGCCATATCCATCAGAATTTGGCATAGAGGAATATGCAAGATTGAATTCTGAATGCTAGGAGCATTACAGccagtaaatatttatcatctCAAGGATTTTTTGAGGGAGAAGAAGGAggaaaaagtcgagatggtaAGAATGTCTTGACCGAtgaatgtgggttcaaacctgggcaagtacctctgaattttcatgtgcttaatttctgtttataattatactcgtgcttttcggtgaaggaaaacatagtgaggaaacctacatgtgtctaatttcatcgaaattctgccacacgtgtattccaccaacccgcattggagcagtgtgttggaataagctccaaaccttctcaaaaagggagaggaggccttaacccagcagtgggcatttacaggctgttactgtactgtacaaggATTTTTCTATGTTGCAAATTGTAATGTTGTGGTAACAATTTCTtcctttttaaactttttattaaatattctttccaaaaacaataaattttttttaacagtataATTTAAATCTGAAACAGGTACTATAATTCAATGGAATAGCCTTGCTCCATATGAACTGttgttctattattattatgtttcaagTTAATTATGTTCTGATCTGTTAGTTCCCCCTAaacttgtattaatttaaaagaaaaaaaaaataaaatatttagtttgttttcCTGACTGATTTCAGGTATTCTTATTCTTTTTCAACTAAAAACAATCAGCAATAGAGATATTAAACTGCTTAAATATGTACAATCTATTTCTTCATATCATATCTATCTCATAACAATCCAAAATTGGTAAATGAAATCACAATTAACCCTGAATAAAGCTGGAAATGAAATCAAGGCATTgtcaaaagatatattttttcaatggtTATCAATAACTTTCAATTAAATACTTTTCGAAATCATGGACAGATAATTAAGGACACAAAACATCTTAACAGGATTCggtaaaaattaacattaaatattaaaaaaccagtttatctttattgtaaataaaaatttaattaaatatactc encodes the following:
- the LOC126772691 gene encoding protein tramtrack, beta isoform isoform X49 codes for the protein MASDEQFSLCWNNFHANMSAGFHGLLSRGDLVDVTLAAEGRILQAHKLVLSVCSPYFQEMFKMNPTHHPIVFLKDVSHSALRDLLQFMYQGEVNVKQEELASFISTAEQLQVKGLTGNQNEESSTPSKPKPTSRPGPRSSQQRQSVMTKLETDLDSKPSSTPVAIKRPNRPSIASNNSSSSQSGPAKRKCVDPLEAGPSGSAKEEFVTIPDEDENNAVAPKMEPEFVNESMWDEDDDGTNNDETNFGEDDSNMEMTGFDGSTTGDGNITGGGEGGAVGDAQVQWVKNKSDKVIGVINGFPFYCNTKNISSLLWRCCRSGYCKARLVTTYSHEIIRCNLEHDHERPTFVIKNGVYYKT
- the LOC126772691 gene encoding protein tramtrack, beta isoform isoform X42 — translated: MASDEQFSLCWNNFHANMSAGFHGLLSRGDLVDVTLAAEGRILQAHKLVLSVCSPYFQEMFKMNPTHHPIVFLKDVSHSALRDLLQFMYQGEVNVKQEELASFISTAEQLQVKGLTGNQNEESSTPSKPKPTSRPGPRSSQQRQSVMTKLETDLDSKPSSTPVAIKRPNRPSIASNNSSSSQSGPAKRKCVDPLEAGPSGSAKEEFVTIPDEDENNAVAPKMEPEFVNESMWDEDDDGTNNDETNFGEDDSNMEMTGFDGSTTGDGNITGGGEGGAVGDAQVYRIPSRTKKGLLMINGFTFSEYSPMFWYCTRKKSRNCQAKARTDAQGKLRFLQENHTHEPPTYHVTSSGHYVKMN
- the LOC126772691 gene encoding protein tramtrack, beta isoform isoform X40, which gives rise to MASDEQFSLCWNNFHANMSAGFHGLLSRGDLVDVTLAAEGRILQAHKLVLSVCSPYFQEMFKMNPTHHPIVFLKDVSHSALRDLLQFMYQGEVNVKQEELASFISTAEQLQVKGLTGNQNEESSTPSKPKPTSRPGPRSSQQRQSVMTKLETDLDSKPSSTPVAIKRPNRPSIASNNSSSSQSGPAKRKCVDPLEAGPSGSAKEEFVTIPDEDENNAVAPKMEPEFVNESMWDEDDDGTNNDETNFGEDDSNMEMTGFDGSTTGDGNITGGGEGGAVGDAQVQWVKNRNGRQLALIDGYTFYVANQTASTITWRCTRGPSCKARFASSKDLVIIRKNLNHAHLASKHVIRNGVFIKI
- the LOC126772691 gene encoding protein tramtrack, beta isoform isoform X4, whose translation is MASDEQFSLCWNNFHANMSAGFHGLLSRGDLVDVTLAAEGRILQAHKLVLSVCSPYFQEMFKMNPTHHPIVFLKDVSHSALRDLLQFMYQGEVNVKQEELASFISTAEQLQVKGLTGNQNEESSTPSKPKPTSRPGPRSSQQRQSVMTKLETDLDSKPSSTPVAIKRPNRPSIASNNSSSSQSGPAKRKCVDPLEAGPSGSAKEEFVTIPDEDENNAVAPKMEPEFVNESMWDEDDDGTNNDETNFGEDDSNMEMTGFDGSTTGDGNITGGGEGGAVGDAQGPVFTLSRFGKPVIEFNGYRYNKRSDSKGPRGCWNCTRVSTGCRATVVTFDDTIIKIKMRFETTRFGNPVMVLGKYRYNKWSYSRAPHVRWTCVKNQMGCRATITTIDNVIVRARNFHTHS
- the LOC126772691 gene encoding protein tramtrack, beta isoform isoform X28, whose amino-acid sequence is MASDEQFSLCWNNFHANMSAGFHGLLSRGDLVDVTLAAEGRILQAHKLVLSVCSPYFQEMFKMNPTHHPIVFLKDVSHSALRDLLQFMYQGEVNVKQEELASFISTAEQLQVKGLTGNQNEESSTPSKPKPTSRPGPRSSQQRQSVMTKLETDLDSKPSSTPVAIKRPNRPSIASNNSSSSQSGPAKRKCVDPLEAGPSGSAKEEFVTIPDEDENNAVAPKMEPEFVNESMWDEDDDGTNNDETNFGEDDSNMEMTGFDGSTTGDGNITGGGEGGAVGDAQEIVTAMYVPTGRGKKNLVLNGYSFTESPPTYWVCSRKKTVACRATARTNKDGEVISYHNVHNHEKPYFYQISSKMKIQL
- the LOC126772691 gene encoding protein tramtrack, beta isoform isoform X1, whose amino-acid sequence is MASDEQFSLCWNNFHANMSAGFHGLLSRGDLVDVTLAAEGRILQAHKLVLSVCSPYFQEMFKMNPTHHPIVFLKDVSHSALRDLLQFMYQGEVNVKQEELASFISTAEQLQVKGLTGNQNEESSTPSKPKPTSRPGPRSSQQRQSVMTKLETDLDSKPSSTPVAIKRPNRPSIASNNSSSSQSGPAKRKCVDPLEAGPSGSAKEEFVTIPDEDENNAVAPKMEPEFVNESMWDEDDDGTNNDETNFGEDDSNMEMTGFDGSTTGDGNITGGGEGGAVGDAQARFIRAGKGRLLLHRGYTFRLKNNLAHGRKQWYCSSRLTSRCLADVNTEGPEGFERIVRSRYAHNHAPPNVRRFADGRYVVRTPHQSGHRAPAPLDPHHQLLQLQHALALYAATAHATATANATAAVSAATGTGSQPSPNAIQTTAQHTPATKPLLVDTPCNEED
- the LOC126772691 gene encoding protein tramtrack, beta isoform isoform X6, which produces MASDEQFSLCWNNFHANMSAGFHGLLSRGDLVDVTLAAEGRILQAHKLVLSVCSPYFQEMFKMNPTHHPIVFLKDVSHSALRDLLQFMYQGEVNVKQEELASFISTAEQLQVKGLTGNQNEESSTPSKPKPTSRPGPRSSQQRQSVMTKLETDLDSKPSSTPVAIKRPNRPSIASNNSSSSQSGPAKRKCVDPLEAGPSGSAKEEFVTIPDEDENNAVAPKMEPEFVNESMWDEDDDGTNNDETNFGEDDSNMEMTGFDGSTTGDGNITGGGEGGAVGDAQEEFVRLCVGPGGRPRLWVRGRSFYAAHTMRSGIVRWRCTMGGCGCKAYTQKGKLHKLVGEHNHAGRCGRRSSNKQPPNSVGGATSPPTPLLLPRMPNLDFDHFDPNAWVTRY